In Sebaldella termitidis ATCC 33386, one DNA window encodes the following:
- a CDS encoding autotransporter domain-containing protein, translating into MKKNKKLLVSFLALNAMASSYAPASGISSAKYDRMYNSIVKNMETSKSNEKTYQTIEKILKQKNKELKDLYLQNDYIVKPEYLEWQVFFAGFYDEYNEGRDNSSENALYHSKVTGYYDTTGSHIVTSGFKDGTAGKPYKELQQPKEINLGVNIPINVTNRNFSDFNVKPNSGPTVSGSFNTVIIPSPSLTPLVSMSKFQPAELDVNITPPFSVPQLSFQVTGFIQGTSSAFRTTTTSDVMIDNYKEVIADSLTTLITGPGGSFSGNIRYGNGALTTWNSTVARTGVPPALYSSVINQSVTIKGDWQIDHTIAGQTRFVSYNPYAISTTQYLDFSGNLELNNTGGGYLIGLEHQILAGFSSPIPSTTYSMLINSGNIYLNNGTQMIGITLEKEFAYGDFGTPSQTYNLGKIILGSNSSNSIGIDFGAYNDGPLNSDMYTGDIEINGTENYGVRVYDIFSSSQNYFDNVRIHGEKSDSGKYGAGGDGLINIKGNKNIGLSLSKKIGAVGYVDNISNLNLRVDGEQNVGILRNSSFAVLQTNDIELTGIQIKSLTYGDDSIDSILVRSDRYTTIIDASVGARIGSYDTGVTTLGGVITNGIDNILFMANGTGQSASQVGKIVNNADITITNTAKNAKGLVAYNGGWVTNSGVIINNSERVKPIGSNDAGAVGMSVLGSASQGTNSSAGKLLLQNTSTNLSAGVYNEGTFVNAGEIEVYGDKGIGVYSKGAATNTTLSNKLTVSGDNSIALFSDGVVSSNFKIGGLVLNVSGTDAYAFYSKNGGGYSITGNTAVNVGAGSIGFQYVGSGLNAPINPADITNMFNSAGGTLTFNLNPNSYAMVIQNAKINISDLGTFTSIMSAHVVMSGSDKAKVYKGHLEIDEDSSIDSGAVTNVKYRDLLVASSRITLGSGKTLSGTEAGLIGIGQENDSIAGITNTDMSMTNNGTIVLNGVNSTGMYASYGSLNNAAAGIIKVSDNGVGLYGTNGTITENYGKIEFGDNGIGVYGTNITPGSTPTYGTKNISVTNFDSIKSTGINKAYGIVADNDNSGSSHITLNSGSIIDLSSVTNALAGDLVGVYAKNTILNSAGDITVGKNGIAVYAEDSNVTLTGGTINITGDNALGFYLKGSTDFSAAAGTTVNVSGQGVTIFNLNTNPGMIFNNLMTINTSGSGTYTLGSIANGTYYYNDSVALSGNGAMISAKNSMVLFDGGANVSTTGNNNIGIYVDGIYTLPVLPGFTAGIEAENRGTITLNNSSAGLYAIGGTSAYNNGGVISVGNDSTAIYATGSTSNALNSGTLIIGSDSQGIYLKDGQTADNSGMILSRGNRAVGIYTDNVVNPIVNNNLIDLSGNKSIGIYAVGPAKTLINNGTVKIGDSSDVNDPGIGIYTAAPGDIITNNGIIDTGNKSIGIYAEGAAVNQSGTFVIGETGTGIYTKGGIVTLGAGSTISVGQNEAIGVYGTNGTAIHNNSANLSVGNGGYGFVLETNSTLNNNNIINLNGKGTGVYSDGANTVISAPGADINITGDNNIAYFLVNGGTVTNSADINGSSGKSNIGIYAKNGIINNSGIINTGDSVLRYNSDGTIDYDNSGYAVGIYGDGSQINNTGTINIKENGIGIYTRDNTIPVVNQGNINGTGKGATGLFVDNGVIENALGITITISGDDSIGMAANKNGTIINNGNIIMSGNNVTGMFANISSKAVNNGLIDMSGTTGNKSTAFLLGAGSTYENNGTLILGSNATISSVIGISHEIPSLINGGIIQSDGVLAADGISLSIKVNPESVVYQTSVSSGPQFVANGASIVADTLITDKPIIILPGFADGTNANVYKIENAVIASGGNYEFISGSLLWEATPEATGTGANVYMARKAFTDFTDGLWFEDFGTALEENFLGASGDAMQIYNKTAYIKTEEEFRQIMSSLAGEVYANINQREYDIAKAFEDSLHLLQDSSNNTKENVKISVIAGKGKNKEETDGVTGYDYTTTGVLALREVERTYRHTFGYSLGYLHTGFEFKDGNESEEWVDTIQLGVHNKYAANGWQLRNDLTGRASIHNIDRNIDWPSPLGRSEMNGTYETYSITSDNILGKAFGLGKNASIMPYGAFRAMYVTRPAFNENGLEALEVEGNDAWSAKPRAGVELKGMMPLGNRTAWQLKGTLDFAYEYELSDLNEREKARLTAIEDGYHKLAKPQDEKGTFRTKAAIGVEAEDRYGIFLTGEYSTGNDKENDYRAGVILKAVF; encoded by the coding sequence ATGAAAAAAAATAAAAAATTATTAGTATCGTTTCTGGCATTAAATGCAATGGCATCGTCTTATGCGCCTGCATCAGGGATATCTTCGGCAAAATATGACAGAATGTATAATAGCATAGTAAAAAATATGGAAACCAGTAAATCGAATGAAAAAACTTACCAAACAATAGAAAAAATACTTAAGCAAAAAAATAAAGAATTAAAAGATTTATATTTACAGAATGATTACATAGTAAAGCCTGAATATCTCGAATGGCAGGTATTCTTTGCGGGATTTTATGACGAATATAATGAGGGCAGGGATAACAGTTCGGAAAATGCATTGTATCATTCAAAAGTAACAGGATATTATGACACAACAGGCAGCCATATAGTAACAAGCGGCTTCAAAGACGGTACAGCCGGAAAGCCATATAAGGAGCTTCAGCAGCCGAAGGAAATAAATCTGGGGGTAAATATTCCAATAAATGTAACAAACAGAAATTTTTCGGATTTTAATGTCAAACCAAATTCAGGTCCGACTGTATCCGGAAGCTTTAATACAGTAATAATTCCATCACCGTCACTTACTCCTTTGGTATCAATGAGTAAATTCCAGCCGGCTGAATTAGATGTAAACATAACACCGCCTTTTTCAGTACCGCAGCTTTCGTTTCAGGTTACGGGATTTATACAGGGAACTTCTTCTGCTTTCAGGACGACAACAACTTCTGATGTTATGATAGATAATTATAAAGAAGTAATTGCAGATTCACTGACTACTTTGATAACAGGTCCCGGCGGTAGTTTTTCAGGAAATATCAGATACGGGAATGGAGCATTGACGACATGGAACAGTACAGTAGCCAGAACAGGTGTTCCGCCGGCTTTATACAGCAGTGTAATAAATCAAAGCGTAACCATAAAAGGAGACTGGCAGATAGATCATACAATAGCCGGACAGACAAGATTTGTCAGTTATAATCCATATGCAATCAGTACGACACAGTATCTGGATTTTTCCGGCAATCTGGAACTTAATAATACAGGAGGCGGTTATCTGATTGGTCTGGAACATCAAATACTGGCAGGATTTTCTTCGCCTATTCCCTCAACAACTTATTCCATGCTTATAAACAGCGGGAATATATATCTGAATAACGGTACACAGATGATAGGAATAACCTTGGAAAAAGAATTTGCATATGGTGATTTTGGTACGCCGTCTCAGACCTATAATCTCGGGAAAATAATATTGGGCAGTAACAGTTCCAACAGTATAGGTATAGATTTCGGCGCTTATAATGACGGACCCCTGAATTCGGATATGTATACGGGAGATATTGAAATAAACGGAACAGAAAATTACGGAGTAAGAGTTTATGATATTTTTTCCTCTTCACAAAATTATTTTGATAATGTAAGAATTCACGGGGAGAAAAGTGATTCCGGGAAATACGGAGCCGGGGGAGACGGACTTATAAATATCAAGGGAAATAAAAACATAGGATTATCATTATCCAAAAAAATAGGTGCTGTGGGTTATGTTGACAATATAAGCAATCTGAATTTACGGGTTGATGGTGAGCAGAATGTGGGAATATTAAGAAATTCTTCTTTTGCTGTTTTGCAAACCAATGATATAGAGCTGACAGGTATACAGATAAAATCCTTAACTTATGGTGATGACTCAATAGACAGTATTCTTGTGCGTAGTGACAGATATACAACTATAATTGATGCAAGCGTGGGAGCCAGAATAGGTTCTTATGATACAGGAGTAACAACACTGGGCGGAGTTATAACAAACGGTATTGATAATATATTATTTATGGCAAACGGAACTGGACAGTCCGCCTCTCAGGTAGGAAAAATAGTGAATAATGCAGACATAACTATAACCAATACTGCTAAAAATGCAAAAGGACTTGTGGCATATAACGGCGGCTGGGTAACTAACAGCGGAGTCATTATTAATAATTCGGAAAGAGTAAAACCCATAGGTTCTAATGATGCAGGGGCTGTAGGAATGTCAGTATTAGGCTCTGCCAGTCAGGGAACGAACTCTTCCGCTGGAAAGCTCCTGCTCCAAAATACTTCCACGAATCTGTCAGCAGGGGTATATAATGAGGGGACGTTTGTTAATGCAGGAGAAATAGAGGTTTACGGGGATAAAGGAATCGGGGTATATTCTAAAGGAGCTGCAACGAATACGACTCTTTCCAATAAATTAACTGTAAGCGGAGATAATTCAATAGCACTTTTTTCCGATGGTGTGGTAAGTTCAAATTTTAAAATCGGGGGACTGGTTTTAAATGTAAGCGGAACTGATGCATATGCATTTTATTCAAAGAACGGCGGCGGTTATAGTATTACCGGGAATACAGCAGTAAATGTCGGGGCGGGCAGTATTGGATTTCAATATGTAGGAAGCGGATTAAATGCTCCTATAAATCCTGCAGATATAACTAATATGTTTAATTCCGCCGGGGGAACTCTTACATTTAATCTAAATCCGAATTCATATGCAATGGTAATTCAAAATGCAAAAATAAATATTTCGGATCTGGGAACTTTTACTTCAATAATGTCGGCGCATGTTGTCATGTCAGGATCAGATAAAGCAAAAGTCTATAAGGGCCATCTGGAAATTGATGAAGATTCAAGCATTGATTCTGGTGCGGTAACTAATGTCAAATACAGGGATTTGCTTGTTGCTTCTTCAAGAATAACACTTGGCAGCGGAAAAACATTAAGCGGGACAGAAGCAGGTCTTATAGGAATTGGTCAGGAAAATGACAGTATAGCCGGTATAACAAACACAGATATGAGTATGACAAATAACGGGACAATAGTACTTAACGGAGTAAATTCAACCGGAATGTACGCCAGCTACGGATCATTAAATAATGCTGCCGCCGGAATAATAAAAGTATCCGATAACGGGGTAGGCTTATATGGAACTAATGGGACAATAACAGAAAACTACGGAAAAATAGAATTCGGCGATAACGGAATTGGAGTGTACGGAACAAATATAACTCCGGGCTCGACACCAACTTACGGAACAAAAAATATATCAGTAACAAATTTCGACAGTATAAAATCTACTGGTATAAATAAAGCCTATGGAATAGTAGCAGATAATGACAACAGCGGAAGCTCGCATATAACACTGAATTCAGGTTCTATAATTGATTTAAGTTCTGTAACAAATGCTTTGGCAGGAGATCTTGTCGGAGTATATGCTAAAAATACCATACTGAATTCAGCGGGAGACATCACTGTGGGCAAAAACGGAATAGCCGTATATGCCGAGGACAGTAATGTAACATTAACAGGGGGAACTATAAATATAACAGGGGATAATGCACTTGGCTTTTATCTGAAAGGCTCAACGGATTTTAGTGCAGCAGCAGGGACAACAGTAAATGTATCAGGACAGGGAGTAACAATATTTAATTTAAATACAAATCCCGGAATGATATTTAATAATCTGATGACGATTAATACCAGCGGTTCCGGAACTTATACACTTGGAAGTATTGCAAACGGTACATATTATTATAATGATTCTGTGGCGCTCAGCGGGAACGGTGCTATGATATCAGCCAAAAATTCCATGGTATTATTTGACGGAGGTGCAAATGTAAGTACTACAGGCAATAATAATATCGGCATATATGTGGATGGTATTTATACACTTCCTGTACTGCCGGGATTTACAGCAGGAATAGAAGCTGAAAACAGAGGAACAATTACATTAAATAATTCATCAGCCGGCTTATATGCTATAGGGGGGACCAGTGCATATAATAACGGGGGTGTAATAAGTGTAGGAAATGATTCTACTGCAATATATGCCACAGGAAGTACATCAAATGCCCTAAATAGCGGAACTTTAATTATAGGATCAGACTCTCAGGGGATTTATCTAAAAGACGGCCAGACAGCAGATAACAGCGGAATGATACTTAGCAGGGGGAACAGAGCAGTGGGTATCTATACTGATAATGTAGTAAATCCGATAGTAAATAATAATTTGATAGATTTAAGCGGTAATAAGTCAATAGGTATTTATGCGGTAGGGCCGGCCAAAACATTGATAAATAACGGAACGGTAAAAATCGGGGACTCTTCTGATGTAAATGATCCGGGAATAGGTATTTATACAGCGGCTCCGGGTGATATTATAACGAACAACGGCATCATAGATACCGGAAACAAGTCGATAGGTATTTATGCAGAAGGTGCAGCAGTGAATCAGTCCGGGACTTTTGTAATAGGTGAAACAGGAACAGGAATTTATACAAAAGGCGGAATAGTTACTCTTGGAGCCGGAAGTACAATATCAGTAGGACAGAATGAAGCAATCGGGGTATATGGAACAAACGGGACTGCAATACATAATAACAGTGCAAATTTATCAGTAGGCAACGGCGGATATGGATTTGTACTGGAAACAAATTCTACCCTTAACAATAATAATATAATAAATCTTAACGGAAAAGGAACAGGAGTATATTCAGACGGTGCTAATACAGTTATAAGTGCTCCCGGTGCGGATATAAACATAACAGGAGATAATAATATAGCTTATTTCCTTGTAAACGGCGGAACTGTGACTAACAGTGCAGATATAAACGGAAGTTCCGGAAAATCGAATATCGGAATATATGCCAAAAATGGTATTATAAATAACAGCGGAATAATAAATACAGGAGATTCAGTACTTAGATATAATTCAGACGGTACAATAGATTATGATAACAGCGGATATGCAGTGGGAATATACGGAGACGGTTCTCAGATAAATAATACAGGAACTATAAACATAAAAGAAAACGGGATAGGAATATATACAAGAGATAATACTATACCTGTAGTGAATCAGGGAAATATAAACGGAACTGGCAAGGGTGCAACCGGATTGTTTGTAGATAACGGGGTAATAGAGAATGCATTAGGAATTACAATAACTATATCAGGTGATGATTCAATAGGAATGGCTGCCAATAAAAATGGAACAATAATAAATAACGGAAATATAATAATGTCTGGAAATAATGTAACCGGTATGTTTGCCAATATAAGCTCGAAAGCGGTAAATAACGGGCTGATTGATATGAGCGGGACAACTGGCAATAAAAGCACTGCATTTTTATTAGGGGCAGGTTCGACTTATGAGAATAACGGGACATTGATTCTAGGATCAAATGCAACAATATCGAGTGTTATAGGGATAAGCCACGAAATACCCAGTTTAATAAACGGCGGAATTATTCAGTCAGACGGTGTATTGGCAGCAGACGGGATATCTTTATCAATAAAAGTAAATCCTGAAAGTGTGGTTTATCAGACTTCTGTATCTTCAGGCCCTCAGTTTGTGGCAAACGGAGCTTCAATAGTAGCAGACACGCTGATAACAGATAAGCCGATAATAATACTTCCGGGATTTGCAGACGGGACAAATGCAAATGTATATAAGATAGAAAATGCAGTTATAGCATCCGGAGGAAATTATGAATTTATAAGCGGCTCGTTATTATGGGAAGCAACACCAGAAGCAACAGGAACCGGAGCAAATGTATATATGGCAAGAAAAGCATTTACGGATTTTACAGACGGATTATGGTTTGAAGATTTTGGAACTGCCCTTGAAGAAAATTTTCTGGGAGCTTCCGGAGATGCAATGCAGATTTATAATAAAACAGCATACATAAAGACTGAGGAAGAATTCCGACAGATAATGTCGAGTCTGGCAGGAGAGGTATACGCTAATATAAATCAGAGAGAATATGATATAGCAAAGGCATTTGAAGACTCGCTGCATTTACTTCAGGATTCCTCAAATAATACAAAAGAAAATGTAAAAATAAGTGTAATAGCAGGAAAAGGTAAAAATAAAGAGGAAACAGACGGAGTAACAGGTTATGATTATACAACTACGGGAGTACTGGCTTTACGTGAAGTAGAAAGAACCTATAGACATACATTCGGATATTCACTTGGATATTTACACACAGGCTTTGAATTCAAGGACGGAAATGAGAGTGAAGAATGGGTCGATACAATCCAGCTCGGGGTACATAATAAATATGCAGCAAATGGATGGCAGCTGAGAAATGACCTTACGGGAAGGGCAAGTATTCATAATATAGACAGAAATATAGACTGGCCGTCGCCGCTAGGCAGATCGGAAATGAACGGAACATATGAAACATACAGTATCACAAGTGATAATATACTTGGAAAGGCATTTGGTCTAGGCAAGAATGCGAGTATAATGCCGTATGGAGCATTCAGGGCAATGTATGTGACAAGACCTGCATTTAATGAAAACGGACTGGAAGCTCTTGAGGTAGAAGGCAATGATGCATGGAGTGCGAAACCAAGAGCTGGAGTAGAATTGAAAGGAATGATGCCTTTAGGAAACAGAACAGCGTGGCAGCTAAAAGGAACCCTTGATTTTGCTTATGAATATGAGCTTTCAGATCTGAATGAAAGGGAAAAAGCAAGACTGACAGCTATAGAGGACGGATATCATAAGCTTGCAAAACCGCAGGACGAAAAGGGAACATTCAGAACAAAAGCGGCAATAGGAGTAGAGGCGGAAGACAGATACGGAATATTCCTGACAGGAGAATACTCAACAGGAAATGATAAGGAAAATGATTACAGAGCAGGAGTAATATTAAAGGCAGTATTTTGA
- a CDS encoding GyrI-like domain-containing protein, with translation MKAVIKELPEITIYGKKTKDVGPKTVGDLPKAWGEFFEAAKGKFNPEHMNSYGLSDNMRMTEELFDYTIGMEKESYTEIPEGFEEIKLPANKYAVYTFKGKIEGDNISKFIGDIYMKWMPEEKLECIPEYSFEYYDERWIDDSDESELDIYVPIK, from the coding sequence ATGAAAGCTGTAATAAAAGAACTTCCGGAAATAACAATATACGGAAAAAAAACAAAAGATGTAGGCCCGAAAACAGTAGGAGATCTTCCAAAAGCGTGGGGTGAATTCTTCGAGGCTGCCAAAGGAAAATTTAATCCTGAGCATATGAACAGCTACGGACTTTCGGATAATATGAGAATGACTGAAGAATTATTTGATTATACTATCGGGATGGAAAAGGAATCATATACAGAAATTCCGGAAGGATTCGAAGAGATAAAACTTCCGGCAAATAAATATGCTGTTTATACATTTAAAGGAAAAATAGAAGGAGATAATATAAGTAAGTTTATAGGGGATATATATATGAAATGGATGCCTGAGGAAAAGCTGGAATGTATACCGGAATACAGCTTTGAATATTATGATGAGAGATGGATAGATGATTCGGATGAGTCGGAATTAGATATATATGTACCTATAAAATAG
- a CDS encoding YiiX/YebB-like N1pC/P60 family cysteine hydrolase has protein sequence MKKIIMLLMVLLLVSCESIDPNYQWYTPREVISKIDQLRPGDILILSKGSRFREMWGHSVILNDEKKVVEFPGYFSGYQEVPLYTWADLERKIAVFRLKEMNNELKTELMKEIDLTINKKYGITFDKNFDKRLYCSQFVYDVFKKAGNTVGREIDLDSDGGSWVMPFDIMRSDMLENVILE, from the coding sequence ATGAAAAAAATAATTATGTTATTAATGGTACTGTTGTTAGTTTCCTGTGAAAGTATAGATCCTAATTATCAATGGTATACTCCCAGAGAAGTTATCAGTAAAATAGATCAGCTTAGGCCCGGGGATATACTTATTTTGTCAAAAGGCAGCCGTTTCAGGGAAATGTGGGGTCATTCCGTTATTCTTAATGACGAAAAAAAAGTCGTGGAATTTCCCGGATATTTTTCCGGCTATCAGGAAGTCCCTCTTTATACATGGGCTGATCTTGAAAGAAAAATTGCTGTTTTCAGACTAAAAGAAATGAATAATGAGCTCAAAACCGAGCTTATGAAAGAGATCGATCTTACCATTAATAAAAAATATGGTATTACTTTTGATAAAAATTTTGATAAAAGACTTTATTGTTCACAGTTTGTATATGATGTATTTAAAAAAGCCGGAAATACTGTTGGAAGAGAGATTGATCTGGATTCTGACGGCGGCAGCTGGGTAATGCCGTTTGATATTATGAGATCTGATATGCTGGAAAATGTCATACTTGAATGA
- the pdxK gene encoding pyridoxine/pyridoxal/pyridoxamine kinase: MANPKKVLTIAGSDTSGGAGIQADLKTFQERSVYGMSVLTVIVAMDPDNNWAHQVFPIDMETIKAQAKTALEGIGVDALKTGMLPTVEIIEYVGKTLKKVNSPIVVIDPVMVCKGTDQALFPENTVAMQKYLLPNATVVTPNLFEAAQLAGTAPITTLDELKEAAKKIYEYEPKYVLIKGGKSFSPDKAIDVLYDGKEFKVFESEKIDTTYTHGAGCSFAACLTAELAKGESMENAVNTTKGYITEALKESFPLNKFVGPLYHKALAEK, encoded by the coding sequence ATGGCAAATCCAAAAAAGGTACTTACAATAGCAGGATCTGATACAAGCGGAGGAGCGGGAATACAGGCAGATCTGAAAACATTTCAGGAAAGATCAGTATACGGGATGAGCGTACTTACTGTTATAGTAGCTATGGATCCTGATAATAACTGGGCTCATCAGGTATTTCCAATAGATATGGAAACAATAAAAGCACAGGCAAAGACAGCATTGGAGGGTATAGGGGTAGATGCACTGAAAACCGGAATGCTTCCTACAGTGGAAATAATAGAATATGTAGGAAAAACTTTGAAAAAAGTAAATTCACCGATAGTTGTAATAGATCCTGTTATGGTATGTAAAGGGACAGATCAGGCATTATTTCCGGAAAATACAGTAGCTATGCAGAAGTATCTGCTTCCTAATGCCACTGTAGTAACGCCTAATTTGTTCGAGGCAGCACAGCTTGCAGGAACAGCTCCGATAACTACACTGGATGAATTAAAAGAAGCAGCAAAAAAAATATATGAATACGAACCTAAATATGTGCTTATAAAAGGTGGGAAATCATTTAGCCCTGATAAAGCAATAGATGTTCTTTATGATGGTAAAGAATTCAAAGTATTTGAATCTGAAAAAATAGATACTACATATACTCATGGTGCGGGATGCAGCTTTGCAGCATGTCTGACTGCGGAACTGGCAAAGGGAGAAAGTATGGAAAATGCTGTTAATACAACAAAAGGATATATTACAGAAGCACTAAAAGAGTCTTTTCCGCTGAATAAATTCGTAGGACCGCTTTATCACAAGGCTCTTGCAGAAAAATAA
- a CDS encoding SPL family radical SAM protein, with protein sequence MNIIDDIEYIEAKTLLTKNKHKERWFGADYNLNIYRGCSHGCIYCDSRSDCYRIENFDKVTVKKNSLHILEKEIKSKRLKGVISTGAMSDPYNPLEARLNLTRESLELIYKYGWGVDLTTKSDLIARDYDILGKISIFSPICIKMTVTAADDETARKIEPNVAVSSKRFEALKKLSDIGIFTGILLMPVLPFITDSMQNISDVIRLSYESGAKFVFFGGGVTLRQNQRTYYFKKLDEHFPGLKSKYIRIYGNKYFCNILNMRDMYSFFKAECKKYGLLYEMHDIIREYKSNGIKGTLF encoded by the coding sequence ATGAATATAATTGATGATATAGAATATATAGAAGCAAAAACGCTCCTTACCAAGAATAAACACAAGGAGAGATGGTTTGGCGCGGATTATAACCTGAATATATACAGAGGATGCAGTCACGGCTGCATCTATTGTGATTCAAGAAGCGACTGTTACAGAATAGAGAATTTTGATAAGGTAACAGTAAAAAAGAATTCACTTCATATTCTGGAGAAGGAAATAAAAAGCAAAAGACTGAAAGGTGTTATATCAACAGGGGCTATGAGCGATCCGTATAATCCCCTTGAAGCCAGGCTGAATTTGACAAGAGAAAGTCTGGAGCTGATTTATAAGTACGGCTGGGGTGTGGATCTTACCACAAAAAGTGATCTTATTGCACGTGATTATGATATTTTAGGGAAAATTTCGATATTTTCACCTATATGTATAAAGATGACAGTAACTGCTGCAGATGATGAAACAGCAAGAAAAATAGAGCCTAATGTTGCAGTAAGTTCAAAGCGATTTGAAGCATTGAAAAAGCTTTCGGATATAGGAATATTTACGGGTATTCTGCTGATGCCCGTTCTTCCTTTCATAACAGACAGTATGCAGAATATTTCCGATGTTATCAGGCTTTCTTATGAAAGCGGGGCAAAATTTGTGTTTTTTGGCGGAGGAGTGACTCTGCGTCAGAATCAGAGAACATATTATTTCAAAAAGCTGGATGAGCATTTTCCCGGATTAAAAAGTAAGTACATACGCATATACGGGAATAAATATTTTTGTAATATATTAAATATGAGAGATATGTATAGCTTTTTTAAGGCAGAGTGTAAAAAATACGGACTTCTTTATGAAATGCATGATATAATAAGAGAATATAAAAGCAACGGAATAAAAGGAACGTTATTTTAA
- a CDS encoding ribosomal protein L7/L12 yields MGIFDFFKKKTDVEEYYEKREKEKKNMKQSEFSGYVEIKSNNENTVFSDRNINNQTKIDEILRGNYNKLEKIKQIHSLTNLDLKSSKELVERSERGIFPSEESLTDQIPGNNELSLKELLDSDISKIEKIKRVRELTGLGLKDAKDLVEKHEKNNFK; encoded by the coding sequence ATGGGGATATTTGATTTTTTCAAAAAAAAGACAGATGTAGAAGAATATTATGAAAAAAGAGAAAAAGAAAAGAAAAATATGAAGCAGAGTGAATTCAGCGGTTATGTCGAAATAAAGAGCAATAATGAAAATACAGTGTTTTCAGATAGAAATATAAATAATCAAACAAAAATAGATGAAATACTCAGAGGAAATTATAATAAGCTGGAGAAGATAAAGCAGATTCATTCACTTACAAATTTGGACTTAAAAAGTTCAAAGGAATTAGTAGAGAGAAGTGAAAGAGGAATATTTCCGAGTGAAGAAAGCTTAACTGACCAAATACCCGGAAATAATGAATTATCTTTAAAAGAGCTGCTTGATTCTGATATTTCCAAAATTGAAAAGATAAAAAGAGTAAGAGAATTAACAGGATTAGGTTTGAAAGACGCAAAAGACCTTGTAGAAAAGCATGAAAAAAATAATTTTAAATAA
- a CDS encoding toxin-antitoxin system YwqK family antitoxin encodes MKKILLLCLFLFVTIIGFSYESTGLKVYDELNYKKGTFITYVDETGAPINDRTLAVSYKRAYKQKGGVKVVADFFVATNTPALIYQTDKNNVVQGLFVKFHENGNIASKGNYKNGKPDGDITYYDENGNIEQVDKYENGELVR; translated from the coding sequence ATGAAAAAAATACTGCTCCTTTGCTTATTTCTTTTTGTAACAATAATAGGTTTTTCATATGAAAGTACAGGCCTTAAAGTCTATGATGAATTGAATTATAAAAAAGGAACTTTTATAACGTATGTAGATGAAACAGGTGCACCTATAAATGACAGAACACTTGCTGTTTCATATAAAAGAGCATATAAGCAAAAAGGCGGAGTTAAAGTAGTGGCTGACTTCTTTGTAGCTACGAATACACCGGCATTAATTTATCAAACAGATAAAAATAATGTGGTACAGGGATTATTTGTAAAATTTCATGAAAACGGAAATATAGCTTCAAAAGGTAACTACAAGAACGGAAAACCTGACGGAGATATTACATATTATGATGAAAATGGAAATATCGAACAGGTAGATAAATATGAAAACGGAGAATTAGTAAGATAA
- a CDS encoding DNA-3-methyladenine glycosylase I produces the protein MEETVRCGWANKDSEREYHDNEWGVPSHDDSYMFEMLILEGFQAGLSWITILNKRENFRKAFDNFDYNKIKDYKQDKIDELLKNDGIVKNKLKVNSTVENAKAFIKVQEEFGSFDKYIWGFVNNKQIVNKWKDMKELPAKTELSDKISKDMKKRGFKFVGSTIIYSYLQAVGIIDDHIVTCSFKKK, from the coding sequence ATGGAAGAAACAGTAAGATGCGGATGGGCAAATAAAGATTCCGAAAGAGAGTATCATGATAATGAATGGGGAGTACCGTCCCATGATGATTCATATATGTTCGAAATGCTTATTCTGGAAGGATTTCAGGCAGGATTAAGCTGGATAACTATTTTAAACAAAAGGGAAAATTTTAGAAAAGCTTTTGATAATTTTGATTATAACAAAATAAAGGATTATAAACAGGATAAAATAGATGAGCTGCTAAAGAACGACGGAATTGTCAAGAATAAACTAAAAGTGAATTCTACAGTAGAGAATGCAAAGGCCTTTATAAAAGTACAGGAAGAATTCGGATCATTTGACAAATATATATGGGGATTTGTAAATAATAAGCAGATAGTAAACAAATGGAAAGACATGAAAGAACTCCCAGCGAAAACCGAACTGTCGGATAAGATAAGCAAGGATATGAAAAAACGTGGTTTTAAGTTTGTAGGTTCTACTATTATTTATTCATATTTACAGGCTGTGGGCATAATAGACGATCATATAGTGACATGCAGTTTTAAGAAAAAATAA